Proteins encoded within one genomic window of Bombus vancouverensis nearcticus chromosome 4, iyBomVanc1_principal, whole genome shotgun sequence:
- the LOC117156477 gene encoding protein MEMO1 — protein MALIRRATHAGSWYAGSGLDLNKQLEGWLGAADLSHGPARAIIAPHAGYSYCGACAGFAYRQISPVVVRRIFILGPSHHVRLAGCALSSASIYQTPLYDLHIDQQVYRELEETRHFEWMDLNTDEEEHSIEMQLPFIAKVMEGFKDSFTIIPILVGSLSPEKEALYGRLLAPYMADPQTLLVISSDFCHWGQRFRYTYYDRSCGPIYRSIQNLDKMGMDIIETLNPTMFTDYLKKYGNTICGRHPISVLLQAIHTLKGNTNGQRMNLKFLKYAQSNQCNNMNDSSVSYASASLVLE, from the exons ATGGCATTAATTAGAAGAGCAACTCATGCTGGTAGTTGGTACGCAGGTTCTG GATTGGACTTAAATAAACAATTAGAAGGTTGGTTGGGTGCAGCAGACTTATCACATGGACCTGCTAGGGCAATAATTGCCCC ACATGCAGGTTACAGCTATTGTGGAGCATGTGCTGGTTTTGCATACCGCCAGATTAGTCCTGTTGTAGT GCGCAGGATTTTTATTCTTGGTCCATCACATCATGTCAGATTAGCAGGCTGTGCTCTTTCTTCTGCATCGATTTATCAAACTCCATTGTATGATCTACATATTGATCAGCaag TGTACAGAGAACTTGAAGAGACTAGACATTTTGAGTGGATGGATTTAAACACAGATGAAGAAGAACATAGCATTGAAATGCAATTGCCATTTATTGCAAAAGTTATGGAAGG GTTTAAAGATTCTTTCACAATAATTCCTATACTAGTGGGTTCATTAAGTCCAGAAAAAGAAGCACTCTATGGAAGATTATTAGCACCATATATGGCTGATCCACAAACATTACTTGTTATATCTTCGGATTTCTGTCATTGGGGACAGCGTTTTCGTTATACCTATTACGATAGATCCTGTGGCCCCATTTATAGATCTATTCAAAATCTTGATAAAATG GGTATGGACATTATAGAAACATTAAATCCCACAATGTTTACCgattatcttaaaaaatatggCAATACAATATGTGGCCGACATCCTATTAGTGTTCTTTTACAG GCAATTCACACTTTAAAAGGGAATACTAATGGCCAAAGAATGAACTTGAAGTTTCTTAAATATGCTCAAAGCAATCAGTGCAATAATATGAATGATAGTTCTGTTAGTTATGCCAGTGCTTCCTTGGTTCTTGAGTGA
- the obe gene encoding activating signal cointegrator 1 complex subunit obelus yields MPELPRITRSLRMFTNLGRIKSTRELQPNDLFKKEEEYKKLKSEFNWQDLCRHVPKDALHHVNKLRQIAVETFGECSYELIDEFLLFTLQLLINDKLLTNEKFAILKRKAANLTLQDAQNMMEIIRIIRERLKESILVLIENRETDADNIEISESKLFGSKIEYKPARVLWPDTETLRSMSLENIIQSTDNFSMKYRNEDTNLSKTKFDKAIYKQNLESYAKYFTDMTLEEFEEFIIISKLKNENSEDELLDLLGCESIEFIQYIIEHRKSIIALSSDSKVQKKCNVQRPVISGQVTIQSEKEKQLLKQVRKKEKKLNKISNKREKRGESEENSFESLELSLKKNEALIEMHTPIFEKNVTDRNMRENIPFVFDSNISSRTTAGYVSKQQIMLPQSAVKKDTEMFEEISIPPPESQLIDVNYKPVMIDSLDDTGQMAFSGIKSLNIIQSIVFDAAYHTNENLLISAPTGAGKTNVAMLTIVHQIKQHIEHGQLMKNQFKIIYVTPMKALAAEMTANFSKKLQCLGISVRELTGDMQLTKSEIQQTQMIVTTPEKWDVVTRKGTGDISLTSIVKLLIIDEVHLLHGDRGPVVEALVARTLRQVESSQSMIRIVGLSATLPNYLDVARFLRVNPHVGLFYFDHRFRPVPLSQTFIGVKATSPLQEINYMDQVCYNNVIDMVSKGHQVMVFVHARNTTVKVAQTLKELAMKDGTLKLFIPEGQAKFTNKAFAKSRNRYLIELFSSGLSVHHAGLLRSERNLVEKYFAEGLIKVLVCTSTLAWGVNLPAHAVIIRGTEIYDAKHGSYIDLDILDVLQIFGRAGRPQFDVSGHATIITSHNKLYHYLSLLTNQIPIESSFIKYLADNLNAEIALGTISNVEEAIKWLSYTYLFVRMKLNYHVYGILPQVIIDDPNLEQKRKELIDVAAKALDEAKMIRYNISTGDLSTTNLGRIASHFYLKYDTIEIFNRLTKPIMSEAEILAMISQSQEFGQLKVREDEMNELEELIQQYCELNVQGGVENIHGKVNILLQTYLSHGRVNSFSLISDQAYIVQNAGRICRALFNIMLGQNRATMAGRLLEMAKVIEVQQWSFKNPLCQFYCLSPEIINKIEENDLTIDRLNNMNIKEIGDILYNQKVAVLVKKCCEELPALEMESNLQPITRTVLRIRLKIYPQFRWNDSVHGKTSEPFWIWIEDPDSDFIYHHECFNMTRKMVCNKLEQELVMTIPLQEPLPSQYIVRATSDRWLGCQNMLPLTFHDLILPEIYPPHTNLLELQPLPVKALKDPLFEKLYKFSHFNPIQTQIFHCLYHTDNNVLLGAPTGSGKTIAAEIAIFRVFKQYPMQKIVYIAPLKALVRERIKDWKVRLEEQLGRQVVELTGDVSPDIKVIASASVIVTTPEKWDGISRSWQTRAYVKDVALIIIDEIHLLGEDRGPVLEVIISRTNFISSHTSKKLRVIGLSTALANAVDLANWLGIKEMGLYNFRPSVRPVPLAIHIHGFPGKNYCPRMATMNRPTFQAIKQHAPSSPSLVFVSSRRQTRLTALDLIAYLAAEDNPKQWLHMCEEEMNTILDHVRDSNLKLTLAFGIGLHHAGLQDRDRMIVEELFVNNKIQVLITTATLAWGVNFPAHLVVIKGTEYYDGKQHRYVDMPITDVLQMIGRAGRPQFDTAGVAVVLVHDLKKNFYKRFLHQPFPVESSLLAVLPDHINAEIVAGTIKNKQELLDYLTWTYFFRRLMKNPRYYDLNALEPNTINQYLSSLVDSTLKVLINSHCVKFDQEEQILYPQSMGKIASFYYLSHHTMLMFEESLQEFLTLEQCLRILCNSYEYNELPVRHDEELLNEELSKMCRYQVDNYSYGSPHTKAFLLLQAHFSRLPLPCVDYITDLKSVLDQSIRIVQAMIDTVAEHGWLASALMIMNLLQMLIQARWIDEFAITTLPHVNPEHIQLFSALSSCLPKLCFIMRNKYSTLVEVLGKDFQEEQIFQIHQVMKEMPMLHVELSIEMHDEEQRNQMFISLKTDNSDHINIRKDQDYILNITMRRKNKSNNLKAHCPLFQKGKDEGWFLVLGNTSNLELLALKRASGINEQRKYYQLQFTAPSNLGQTTLVFYLISDCYIGLDQEYNIKLNIIS; encoded by the exons atgccAGAATTACCACGAATTACAAGATCTTTGCGTATGTTTACAAACCTTGGACGTATTAAAAGTACAAGGGAACTACAACcaaatgatttatttaaaaaagaagaagaatataaaaaattgaaaag TGAGTTTAACTGGCAAGATTTATGCAGACATGTACCCAAAGATGCTTTACATCATGTTAATAAACTACGTCAAATTGCTGTAGAAACGTTTG GAGAATGTTCTTATGAACTCATAGATGAATTTTTATTGTTTACTCTACAATTACTAATCAatgacaagttgttaactaatGAAAAATTCGCAATTTTAAAAAGGAAAGCTGCAAATTTAACACTTCAAGATGCTCAGAATATGATGGAG ATAATTAGAATAATTCGAGAAAGATTAAAAGAAAGTATTTTAGTACTCATAGAAAATAGAGAAACAGATGCtgataatattgaaatatcagAAAGTAAGTTATTTGGCtcaaaaattgaatataaaCCTGCAAGAGTATTGTGGCCAGATACTGAAACACTTCGCAGTATGTCTTtagaaaatattattcaaaGTACTGACAATTTTTCGATGAAATATAGAAATGAAGATACAAATCTGTCTAAAACTAAA tTTGATAAGGCaatatataaacaaaatttaGAGTCATATGCAAAGTATTTTACAGACATGACTTTGGAAGAATTTGAAGAGTTTATTATAAttagtaaattaaaaaatgaaaattcagaAGATGAATTACTTGATCTTTTAGGTTGTGAATCTATAGAGTTTATACAATACATTATTGAACATCGAAAAAGTATTATAGCTTTGAGTTCTGATTCAAAAGTACAAAAAAAGTGTAATGTCCAAAGACCTGTGATCAGTGGACAAGTGACTATACAGTCTGAGAAAGAAAAACAGCTACTGAAACAagtacgaaagaaagaaaagaaattaaataagatatcaaataaacgagaaaaaagaggagaatctgaagaaaatagttttgaatCATTAGAATTATCCTTAAAAAAGAATGAAGCATTAATAGAAATGCATACACCcatatttgaaaaaaatgttacagACAGAAATATGCGAGAAAATATTCCCTTTGTATTTGACTCCAATATATCTAGTAGAACAACAGCTGGTTATGTATCGAAACAACAAATAATGTTACCACAGAGTGCAGTAAAAAAAGATACAGaaatgtttgaagaaatttctATACCTCCTCCAGAGTCTCAACTAATTGATGTAAATTACAAACCTGTTATGATAGATTCCTTAGATGATACTGGACAAATGGCTTTTAGTGGTATTAAATcattaaatataatacaaagtATAGTATTTGATGCGGCATATCATACTAAtgagaatttattaatttctgcTCCAACGGGTGCTGGAAAGACCAATGTTGCTATGTTAACTATAGTACATCAAATAAAGCAACATATTGAACATggtcaattaatgaaaaatcaatttaaaataatttatgtaacCCCAATGAAAGCTTTAGCAGCTGAAATGACAGCAAATTTTAGTAAAAAACTTCAATGTCTTGGTATATCCGTTCGTGAATTAACTGGAGATATGCAATTGACCAAATCAGAAATTCAACAAACACAAATGATCGTTACTACGCCAGAAAAATGGGACGTTGTTACTAGAAAAGGTACTGGAGATATATCTCTTACTAgtattgtaaaattattaattatcgatGAAGTGCATTTGTTACATGGTGATAGAGGGCCTGTAGTTGAAGCATTAGTTGCTCGAACATTAAGACAAGTAGAATCTTCACAAAGCATGATAAGAATTGTTGGACTTTCTGCAACTTTACCAAATTATCTAGATGTTGCAAGATTTTTAAGAGTGAATCCACATGTAGGACTCTTTTATTTTGATCATCGATTTCGACCAGTACCCCTTAGTCAAACATTTATTGGTGTAAAAGCTACATCACCATTGCAGGAAATAAATTACATGGATCAAGTATGTTACAATAATGTTATAGATATGGTGTCTAAAGGACATCAAGTAATGGTATTTGTACATGCACGAAATACTACTGTTAAAGTGGCACAAACATTAAAAGAATTAGCAATGAAAGATGGTACACTTAAATTATTTATACCTGAAGGTCAAgcaaaatttacaaataaagcGTTTGCTAAATCACGCAACAGGTATCTAATTGAATTATTTAGCAGCGGATTATCGGTACATCACGCTGGTTTATTGCGTTCAGAAAGAAATTTGgttgaaaagtattttgcagaAGGTTTAATTAAGGTATTAGTATGCACGTCAACATTAGCTTGGGGTGTAAATTTACCTGCACATGCAGTTATTATAAGAGGAACAGAAATATATGATGCAAAACATGGTTCGTATATCGATTTAGATATATTAGATGTTTTACAAATCTTTGGTCGTGCTGGTAGACCACAATTTGATGTATCTGGTCACGCTACTATTATTACTtctcataataaattatatcacTATTTATCGTTATTAACAAACCAAATACCTATTGAGAGtagttttattaaatatttggcTGATAATTTGAATGCTGAAATTGCATTAGGTACAATATCTAATGTAGAAGAAGCTATAAAATGGCTAAGTTATACTTATTTATTTGTTCGAATGAAGTTAAACTACCATGTTTATGGAATTCTTCCTCAAGTTATTATAGATGATCCAAATCTAgaacaaaaaaggaaagagtTAATTGATGTAGCAGCTAAAGCGTTAGATGAAGCTAAAATGATTCGATATAATATAAGTACAGGAGATTTGAGTACGACAAATCTAGGACGTATTGCAAGTCACTTTTATCTTAAATATGACactattgaaatttttaatagacTTACAAAACCAATTATGAGTGAAGCAGAAATACTTGCTATGATATCTCAATCTCAAGAATTTGGACAATTGAAAGTACGAGAGGATGAAATGAACGAATTGGAAGAGTTGATTCAACAATATTGTGAACTTAACGTTCAAGGTGGTGTAGAAAATATACATGGCAAAGTGAATATTCTATTACAAACGTACTTATCACATGGTCGAGTTAATTCATTTTCATTGATATCGGATCAAGCATATATTGTGCAAAATGCAGGACGCATATGTCGAGCATTGTTTAATATTATGCTAGGACAAAATCGTGCAACGATGGCTGGTCGTTTATTAGAAATGGCAAAGGTAATTGAAGTGCAACAATGGAGTTTTAAAAATCCTCTGTGTCAGTTTTATTGTTTATCTccagaaattattaataaaatagaagaaaatgattTGACAATTGATAGATTAAATAATATGAACATTAAAGAAATTGGAGATATTTTGTATAATCAGAAAGTAGCAGTATTGGTGAAGAAATGTTGTGAAGAATTACCTGCATTAGAAATGGAATCAAATTTGCAACCTATTACTCGCACAGTTTTAAGAATACGTTTAAAAATATATCCACAATTTCGATGGAATGACAGTGTTCATGGTAAAACTTCAGAACCATTTTGGATATGGATAGAAGATCCAGACAGTGATTTTATTTATCATCATGAATGCTTTAATATGACAAGAAAGATGGTTTGCAATAAACTTGAACAAGAGCTTGTGATGACTATACCATTACAGGAACCATTACCTTCTCAATATATAGTAAGGGCAACAAGTGATCGCTGGTTAGGTTGTCAAAATATGCTACCTCTAACATTTCATGATTTAATTTTACCTGAAATATATCCACCACATACTAATTTGTTAGAGTTACAACCATTACCTGTAAAAGCATTAAAAGATCCACTATTTGAAAAGCTTTATAAATTCTCTCATTTTAATCCAATACAAACacaaatttttcattgtttATATCATACAGACAATAATGTCCTGTTAGGAGCTCCAACTGGTTCGGGGAAAACAATTGCTGCAGAAATTGCTATATTTAGAGTATTTAAGCAATATCCAATGCAAAAGATTGTATACATTGCACCATTAAAAGCTTTAGTTAGAGAACGAATAAAGGATTGGAAAGTTAGACTTGAAGAACAACTAGGAAGACAAGTGGTAGAACTAACTGGAGATGTATCACCAGATATTAAAGTTATAGCAAGTGCGAGCGTTATCGTAACTACACCAGAAAAGTGGGATGGTATTAGTAGAAGTTGGCAAACAAGAGCTTATGTCAAGGATGTTGCTCTTATTATTATAGACGAAATTCACTTATTAGGAGAAGATCGTGGCCCTGTATTGGAAGTTATTATTTCAAGAACTAATTTTATCTCTAGTCACACTTCAAAAAAATTAAGAGTTATTGGACTTTCTACAGCATTAGCTAATGCAGTGGATTTAGCTAATTGGCTTGGTATCAAAGAAATGGGCCTTTACAATTTTCGTCCGTCTGTACGACCTGTACCGTTAGCAATTCATATACACGGGTTCCCGGGAAAAAATTATTGTCCTCGAATGGCAACAATGAATAGGCCAACTTTTCAAGCGATTAAACAACATGCACCATCTAGTCCATCTTTAGTGTTTGTTTCATCACGCAGACAAACACGTTTAACTGCACTAGATTTAATTGCATACCTTGCGGCAGAAGATAATCCTAAACAATGGTTACATATGTGTGAGGAAGAAATGAACACTATTCTAGATCACGTACGAGACTCAAATTTAAAACTTACACTTGCATTTGGAATTGGGCTTCATCATGCTGGTCTTCAAGATAGAGATAGAATGATTGTTGAAGAATTATTTGTTAACAATAAAATTCAG GTGTTGATTACAACAGCTACTTTAGCTTGGGGTGTCAATTTTCCTGCTCACTTGGTTGTAATAAAAGGAACAGAATATTATGATGGTAAACAACACCGTTATGTAGACATGCCTATTACAGATGTACTTCAAATGATAGGACGTGCAGGCAGACCCCAATTTGATACTGCAGGAGTGGCAGTGGTTCTAGTACAtgacttaaaaaaaaatttttataagaGGTTTCTACATCAACCATTCCCAGTAGAATCAAGTTTACTAGCTGTTTTACCAGATCATATAAATGCTGAAATTGTGGCTGGTACAATTAAAAACAAACAAGAATTATTAGATTATTTAACCTGGACGTATTTTTTTAGAAGATTAATGAAAAATCCTAGATATTATGATCTAAATGCTTTAGAACCTAATACAATTAATCAGTACTTATCTTCTTTAGTGGACAGTACATTAAAAGTGTTGATAAATTCACATTGCGTGAAATTTGACCAG gAAGAACAAATTTTATATCCACAATCAATGGGTAAAATAGcatcattttattatttatcacaTCATACTATGTTAATGTTTGAGGAATCGTTACAAGAATTTCTAACATTAGAACAATGTTTACGTATTTTATGTAATTCTTATGAATATAATGAATTACCAGTAAGACATgacgaagaattattaaatga GGAATTAAGCAAAATGTGTCGTTACCAAGTAGATAATTACTCATATGGTTCTCCACATACAAAAGCATTTTTATTACTTCAAGCACATTTTTCAAGACTTCCTTTACCATGTGTAGATTATATTACTGATTTAAAATCAGTACTTGATCAATCAATTAGGATTGTTCAA GCAATGATAGATACAGTTGCAGAACATGGATGGTTAGCAAGTGCACTTATGATAATGAATTTGCTTCAGATGCTTATTCAAGCTCGATGGATTGATGAATTTGCAATTACTACATTGCCACATGTAAATCCAGAACATATACAATTATTTTCAGCGTTGTCATCATGTCTTCCAAAATTGTGCTTTATTATGCGCAACAAATATAGTACACTTGTAGAGGTGCTTGGTAAAGACTTTCAAGAAGAGCAAATATTTCAA ATACATCAAGTAATGAAAGAGATGCCAATGCTTCATGTCGAGTTAAGTATAGAAATGCACGATGAAGAACAGAGAAACCAGATGTTTATATCGCTAAAGACTGACAATTCCGATCATATAAATATTCGCAAGGATCAAGATTATATACTAAATATTACAATGAGAAGAAAAAATAAGTCTAATAACTTGAAAGCACACTGCCCTTTGTTCCAAAAAGGAAAGGATGAAGGTTGGTTTCTGGTTTTAGGTAATACTTCTAACCTAGAATTATTAGCTCTAAAACGAGCATCTGGAATAAATGAACAACGCAAATATTATCAATTACAATTCACAGCACCATCAAATCTag GACAAACAACTCTAGTGTTTTATTTGATATCCGATTGTTACATAGGACTGGATCAAGAATACAATATAAAACTAAATATAAtatcttaa
- the SCCRO3 gene encoding defective in cullin neddylation 1 domain containing SCCRO3 — protein MGNCFSCFKVSLPPTTATRSSSFDYKDETMELRGSFLNSCQQTGPLVPEAHINGNTLSTFNNVGSDNCGSMPTVQSNLRSSRGFYARLSPLGRSGTSSGLNTTTESKQQKEPSENKLNALFDQYKDSHEDVILADGIERFCNDLQLSPDEFKVLVLAWKLNAKQMCQFTRQEFVIGLRAMKVDSIRGIQARLPEIVQELTVNNDLFKDLYRFTFRFGLDVNSGQRILPADMAIVLWKLVFTIREPPLLSRWLKFLECHHVRGIPRDTWNMFLNFAESIGDDLSVYDDAEAWPSLFDDFVEYENDQMNQNISKDDIKDVSIDN, from the exons ATGGGAAACTGTTTTTCGTGCTTTAAGGTGTCTCTTCCACCAACCACTGCCACTCGCTCTTCATCGTTCGATTATAAAGACG AAACAATGGAATTGAGAGGTTCATTCTTAAATTCTTGCCAACAAACTGGGCCCTTAGTGCCTGAAGCACATATAAATGGAAACACACTATCAACATTCAATAATGTAGGATCTGATAATTGTGGATCTATGCCTACCGTACAAAGTAATTTACGTTCGTCAAGGGGATTTTATGCACGGTTATCACCATTGGGTAGATCTGGAACATCATCTGGTCTTAATACAACCACTGAATCAAAACAACAAAAAGAACCATCAGAAAACAAGTTAAATGCTTTATTTGACCAATATAAG GATTCACATGAGGATGTAATTTTAGCTGATGGTATAGAAAGATTTTGTAATGATCTACAATTGTCACCAGACGAATTTAAAGTACTTGTTCTTGCTTGGAAATTAAATGCTAAACAGATGTGCCAATTTACACGTCAAGAATTTGTAATAGGTTTGAGAGCAATGAAAGTAGACAGTATACGTGGTATACAAGCAAGATTACCAGAAATTGTTCAAGAATTAACTGTAAACAATGATTTATTCAAAGATCTCTATCGATTTACATTCCGATTCGGTTTAGATGTTAATTCCGGTCAAAGAATATTACCAGCTGATATGGCAATTGTTCTCTGGAAGCTTGTTTTCACAATACGTGAACCACCTCTTTTGTCAAGATGGCTTAAATTTTTGGAGTGCCATCATGTTCGAGGCATACCTAGAGATACATGGAATATGTTTTTAAATTTTGCTGAAAGTATTGGTGATGATCTTAGTGTTTACGATGATGCAGAAGCATGGCCAAGTTTATTTGATGACTTCGTAGAATACGAAAATGATCAAATGAACCAAAATATCAGCAAAGATGATATAAAAGATGTTTCTATTGATAATTAA